The proteins below come from a single Stigmatopora argus isolate UIUO_Sarg chromosome 11, RoL_Sarg_1.0, whole genome shotgun sequence genomic window:
- the LOC144084422 gene encoding protein jagged-1b-like isoform X1, translating to MTWKRVAVLAAFLITLLLKVSDGSGQFELQILSAHNANGGLLNGACCHGTRSTADAKCTRGECRTFFKVCLKEYQSRVSAAGTCSFGSGTTPVLGGNTFSFRDPDRNDKARIVLPFSFAWPRSYTLIIQALDFNNETTGADERVIQKYWYSGQINPSPNWHKKPPNGPVAQFEYQIRVTCDEHYYGVGCNKFCRPRDEFFGHYMCDYNGNKTCLDGWSGPECNTAICRQGCSTEHGSCQEPGVCTCLYGWQGQYCDKCIPHPGCVHGTCVEPWQCLCDTNWGGHLCDKDLNYCGTHQPCINGGTCSNTGPDKYQCSCVEGYSGANCERAEHACLSNPCSNGGSCSETSHGYECHCLPGWSGTSCTLNIDDCSPNPCNHGGTCQDLVNGYKCLCPSQWTGKTCLIDANECDAKPCVNANSCRNLIGGYFCECVPGWMGQNCDVNINDCMDQCQNGGICQDLVNDYRCTCPPGFTGEHCERDIDECASSPCLNGGRCQDDINGFHCLCLARFSGNLCQLDIDYCSPNPCQNGAPCFNLATDYYCACPEDYEGKNCSHLKDHCRTTTCKVIDSCTVAVASNSTPGGERYISSNVCGPHGRCRSQAAGQFSCECQEGFRGTYCHENINDCESSPCRNGGTCIDKVSVYQCICADGWEGDHCEINIDDCSANPCHNGGTCRDLVTDFFCECKNGWKGKTCHSRESQCDEATCNNGGTCHDEGNTFQCKCSPGWEGTTCNIAKNSSCLPNPCENGGTCVVTGDSFSCVCKEGWEGPTCTQNTNDCSPHPCYNSGTCVDGDNWYRCECAPGFAGPDCRININECQSSPCSFGSTCVDEINGYRCLCPPDRSGTQCQEASRKACSVNGRVISDGVKWDDDCNTCHCFNGKVICTKMFCGPIACHLGSKGRSGCPSGQSCLPIRDGHCFVKPCLGLGECWRPGPLPPTPKCHPSSSYEDNSCTNITFTFNKDILSRGVQSLTVENVCNQLRRLYLVKNFSLEHSVSITCDPSFSASNEIHVCISTEEHRLDRSPIKEITERLIDVVSKRNGNNTIIASIVEVRVPSPSKTDYLVPLLSSIFIVLWVLLLISVLLWCMRRRRKQSNPGGAGGGGGASAAAGSEDNTTNNVREQLNQIKNPIEKHVGLSVAIKDYERKNSIIANMRTNHPEGDEDDKERHLQKGRFAKQPAYTLVERDDKMSGPNSAARHPNWTNKQDNRDLETANSINRMDYIV from the exons ATGACTTGGAAACGGGTCGCCGTCCTTGCAGCCTTTTTAATCACTTTGCTTCTAAAG GTGTCAGATGGATCGGGGCAGTTCGAGTTGCAGATTTTGTCCGCACACAACGCCAACGGAGGGTTGCTGAACGGCGCGTGCTGCCACGGCACGCGGAGCACGGCGGACGCCAAGTGCACGCGGGGAGAGTGTCGAACCTTTTTTAAAGTTTGCCTCAAGGAATACCAGTCGAGGGTTTCGGCAGCCGGGACCTGCAGTTTCGGAAGCGGAACTACGCCTGTCCTCGGaggaaatacattttcttttaggGATCCTGACAGGAATGACAAGGCCAGGATAGTTTTGCCCTTCAGCTTCGCCTGGCCG AGATCCTACACTTTGATAATTCAAGCATTGGACTTCAACAATGAAACCACCG GTGCAGATGAGAGGGTGATACAGAAATATTGGTACTCGGGCCAGATCAACCCGAGCCCAAACTGGCACAAGAAGCCTCCCAATGGCCCCGTCGCTCAGTTCGAGTACCAGATCCGGGTCACCTGCGACGAGCACTACTATGGCGTCGGCTGCAACAAGTTCTGTCGACCCAGGGACGAGTTCTTTGGACATTACATGTGCGACTACAACGGTAACAAGACTTGTCTGGATGGATGGTCAGGACCAGAATGCAACACGG CGATATGCCGACAAGGCTGCAGTACCGAACATGGATCATGCCAGGAGCCAGGGGTTTGCAC GTGTCTGTACGGCTGGCAAGGACAATACTGTGACAAATGTATCCCCCACCCCGGCTGTGTACACGGCACCTGCGTGGAGCCCTGGCAGTGCCTCTGCGACACCAACTGGGGCGGGCATCTTTGCGACAAAG ATCTCAACTACTGTGGCACTCATCAGCCGTGCATTAACGGAGGGACTTGCAGCAACACGGGACCGGACAAGTACCAGTGTTCATGTGTGGAGGGTTATTCTGGAGCCAACTGTGAGAGAG CGGAACATGCCTGCTTGTCCAATCCTTGCTCGAATGGCGGCAGCTGCTCAGAAACCAGTCAcggttatgaatgtcactgtttGCCAGGCTGGAGCGGCACTTCCTGCACTCTCA ATATTGATGACTGCTCTCCAAACCCTTGTAATCATGGAGGGACCTGCCAAGATCTTGTCAACGGTTACAAATGTCTTTGTCCCTCTCAGTGGACTGGAAAGACATGTTTGATAG ATGCCAACGAATGCGACGCCAAGCCCTGCGTGAATGCCAACTCGTGCCGCAACCTGATTGGCGGGTACTTCTGCGAATGCGTCCCCGGTTGGATGGGCCAGAACTGTGACGTCA ATATAAACGACTGCATGGACCAGTGCCAAAATGGGGGAATCTGCCAG GACTTGGTGAACGACTATCGCTGCACGTGTCCCCCCGGCTTCACCGGCGAGCACTGCGAGAGGGACATTGACGAGTGCGCCAGCTCGCCTTGCTTGAACGGCGGGCGTTGCCAGGACGACATCAACGGCTTCCACTGTCTCTGTCTGGCCAGATTTTCAGGGAATCTCTGCCAG CTGGATATCGATTACTGCTCGCCCAACCCGTGTCAGAATGGAGCACCCTGTTTCAACTTGGCCACAGACTACTACTGCGCCTGCCCGGAGGACTACGAGGGCAAGAATTGCTCTCACCTCAAAGACCATTGTCGCACCACCACATGTAAAG TGATTGACAGCTGCACCGTTGCGGTGGCATCCAACAGCACGCCCGGAGGAGAGCGCTACATTTCATCCAATGTGTGTGGGCCTCATGGCAGGTGTCGGAGCCAAGCCGCTGGACAGTTCAGTTGCGAATGTCAAGAAGGTTTCAGAGGAACCTACTGCCATGAAA ATATCAACGACTGCGAGAGCAGCCCGTGCCGCAACGGCGGCACATGCATCGACAAAGTTAGCGTGTACCAGTGTATCTGCGCTGACGGCTGGGAGGGCGACCACTGTGAGATCA ACATTGACGACTGCAGCGCCAATCCCTGTCATAATGGTGGGACGTGTCGGGACCTGGTGACTGATTTCTTTTGCGAGTGCAAGAATGGCTGGAAGGGGAAAACGTGCCACTCCC GCGAAAGTCAGTGCGACGAAGCCACTTGCAACAACGGAGGCACCTGCCATGACGAGGGGAACACCTTCCAGTGCAAGTGCTCCCCGGGATGGGAGGGGACAACGTGCAATATCG CTAAGAATTCGAGTTGTCTTCCGAACCCTTGTGAGAATGGAGGTACCTGCGTGGTAACGGGGGATTCTTTCTCCTGTGTCTGCAAGGAGGGCTGGGAGGGCCCCACGTGCACCCAAA ACACCAACGACTGCAGTCCACACCCATG CTACAACAGTGGAACCTGTGTGGATGGCGACAATTGGTACCGATGCGAGTGCGCCCCGGGCTTCGCGGGCCCGGACTGTCGAATCA ATATCAATGAATGCCAGTCCTCCCCGTGCTCCTTTGGCTCCACTTGTGTCGACGAAATTAACGGCTACCGATGTCTGTGCCCGCCAGACAGGAGTGGGACACAGTGTCAAGAAG CGTCAAGAAAAGCCTGCTCCGTTAACGGCCGCGTGATCTCAGACGGGGTCAAATGGGATGACGACTGCAACACTTGCCACTGTTTCAATGGGAAAGTCATATGCACAAAG ATGTTTTGTGGTCCAATAGCGTGCCACCTTGGCAGCAAAGGCCGAAGTGGCTGTCCTTCGGGCCAGAGCTGCCTCCCCATTAGAGACGGCCACTGTTTTGTCAAACCCTGCCTCGGACTCGGGGAGTGCTGGCGCCCCGGTCCGCTTCCACCGACCCCCAAGTGTCACCCCAGCTCCAGCTACGAGGACAATAGCTGTACCAACATCACCTTCACCTTCAACAAGGACATCTTGTCTAGG GGTGTGCAGAGCTTGACGGTGGAGAATGTGTGTAACCAGCTGAGACGTTTGTACCTGGTGAAGAATTTCTCCTTGGAGCATTCCGTGTCCATAACCTGTGACCCGTCGTTCTCGGCTAGCAACGAGATCCACGTCTGCATC TCGACAGAGGAGCATCGTTTGGACCGGAGTCCCATCAAAGAGATCACCGAGCGGCTAATCGACGTGGTCAGCAAACGCAACGGGAACAACACCATCATCGCGTCCATCGTGGAAGTGCGCGTGCCGAGCCCCAGCAAAACCg ACTACCTAGTTCCCCTGCTCAGCTCCATCTTCATCGTCCTGTGGGTCCTCCTGCTCATCTCCGTCCTGCTCTGGTgcatgcggcggcggcggaagcAGAGCAACCCGGGCGGCGCaggcggcgggggcggggcctcGGCCGCCGCCGGCTCCGAGGACAACACCACCAACAACGTGCGCGAGCAGCTCAACCAGATCAAGAACCCCATCGAGAAGCACGTGGGCCTCTCGGTGGCCATCAAAGACTACGAGCGCAAGAACTCCATCATCGCCAACATGAGGACAAATCACCCCGAGGGGGACGAGGACGACAAGGAGAGGCACCTGCAGAAGGGCCGCTTCGCCAAGCAGCCGGCGTACACGCTGGTGGAGCGGGACGACAAGATGTCCGGCCCCAACTCGGCCGCCAGACACCCCAATTGGACTAACAAACAGGACAACAGAGACTTGGAGACGGCAAACAGCATCAACAGAATGGACTACATAGTATAG
- the LOC144084422 gene encoding protein jagged-1b-like isoform X2: MTWKRVAVLAAFLITLLLKVSDGSGQFELQILSAHNANGGLLNGACCHGTRSTADAKCTRGECRTFFKVCLKEYQSRVSAAGTCSFGSGTTPVLGGNTFSFRDPDRNDKARIVLPFSFAWPRSYTLIIQALDFNNETTDERVIQKYWYSGQINPSPNWHKKPPNGPVAQFEYQIRVTCDEHYYGVGCNKFCRPRDEFFGHYMCDYNGNKTCLDGWSGPECNTAICRQGCSTEHGSCQEPGVCTCLYGWQGQYCDKCIPHPGCVHGTCVEPWQCLCDTNWGGHLCDKDLNYCGTHQPCINGGTCSNTGPDKYQCSCVEGYSGANCERAEHACLSNPCSNGGSCSETSHGYECHCLPGWSGTSCTLNIDDCSPNPCNHGGTCQDLVNGYKCLCPSQWTGKTCLIDANECDAKPCVNANSCRNLIGGYFCECVPGWMGQNCDVNINDCMDQCQNGGICQDLVNDYRCTCPPGFTGEHCERDIDECASSPCLNGGRCQDDINGFHCLCLARFSGNLCQLDIDYCSPNPCQNGAPCFNLATDYYCACPEDYEGKNCSHLKDHCRTTTCKVIDSCTVAVASNSTPGGERYISSNVCGPHGRCRSQAAGQFSCECQEGFRGTYCHENINDCESSPCRNGGTCIDKVSVYQCICADGWEGDHCEINIDDCSANPCHNGGTCRDLVTDFFCECKNGWKGKTCHSRESQCDEATCNNGGTCHDEGNTFQCKCSPGWEGTTCNIAKNSSCLPNPCENGGTCVVTGDSFSCVCKEGWEGPTCTQNTNDCSPHPCYNSGTCVDGDNWYRCECAPGFAGPDCRININECQSSPCSFGSTCVDEINGYRCLCPPDRSGTQCQEASRKACSVNGRVISDGVKWDDDCNTCHCFNGKVICTKMFCGPIACHLGSKGRSGCPSGQSCLPIRDGHCFVKPCLGLGECWRPGPLPPTPKCHPSSSYEDNSCTNITFTFNKDILSRGVQSLTVENVCNQLRRLYLVKNFSLEHSVSITCDPSFSASNEIHVCISTEEHRLDRSPIKEITERLIDVVSKRNGNNTIIASIVEVRVPSPSKTDYLVPLLSSIFIVLWVLLLISVLLWCMRRRRKQSNPGGAGGGGGASAAAGSEDNTTNNVREQLNQIKNPIEKHVGLSVAIKDYERKNSIIANMRTNHPEGDEDDKERHLQKGRFAKQPAYTLVERDDKMSGPNSAARHPNWTNKQDNRDLETANSINRMDYIV; encoded by the exons ATGACTTGGAAACGGGTCGCCGTCCTTGCAGCCTTTTTAATCACTTTGCTTCTAAAG GTGTCAGATGGATCGGGGCAGTTCGAGTTGCAGATTTTGTCCGCACACAACGCCAACGGAGGGTTGCTGAACGGCGCGTGCTGCCACGGCACGCGGAGCACGGCGGACGCCAAGTGCACGCGGGGAGAGTGTCGAACCTTTTTTAAAGTTTGCCTCAAGGAATACCAGTCGAGGGTTTCGGCAGCCGGGACCTGCAGTTTCGGAAGCGGAACTACGCCTGTCCTCGGaggaaatacattttcttttaggGATCCTGACAGGAATGACAAGGCCAGGATAGTTTTGCCCTTCAGCTTCGCCTGGCCG AGATCCTACACTTTGATAATTCAAGCATTGGACTTCAACAATGAAACCACCG ATGAGAGGGTGATACAGAAATATTGGTACTCGGGCCAGATCAACCCGAGCCCAAACTGGCACAAGAAGCCTCCCAATGGCCCCGTCGCTCAGTTCGAGTACCAGATCCGGGTCACCTGCGACGAGCACTACTATGGCGTCGGCTGCAACAAGTTCTGTCGACCCAGGGACGAGTTCTTTGGACATTACATGTGCGACTACAACGGTAACAAGACTTGTCTGGATGGATGGTCAGGACCAGAATGCAACACGG CGATATGCCGACAAGGCTGCAGTACCGAACATGGATCATGCCAGGAGCCAGGGGTTTGCAC GTGTCTGTACGGCTGGCAAGGACAATACTGTGACAAATGTATCCCCCACCCCGGCTGTGTACACGGCACCTGCGTGGAGCCCTGGCAGTGCCTCTGCGACACCAACTGGGGCGGGCATCTTTGCGACAAAG ATCTCAACTACTGTGGCACTCATCAGCCGTGCATTAACGGAGGGACTTGCAGCAACACGGGACCGGACAAGTACCAGTGTTCATGTGTGGAGGGTTATTCTGGAGCCAACTGTGAGAGAG CGGAACATGCCTGCTTGTCCAATCCTTGCTCGAATGGCGGCAGCTGCTCAGAAACCAGTCAcggttatgaatgtcactgtttGCCAGGCTGGAGCGGCACTTCCTGCACTCTCA ATATTGATGACTGCTCTCCAAACCCTTGTAATCATGGAGGGACCTGCCAAGATCTTGTCAACGGTTACAAATGTCTTTGTCCCTCTCAGTGGACTGGAAAGACATGTTTGATAG ATGCCAACGAATGCGACGCCAAGCCCTGCGTGAATGCCAACTCGTGCCGCAACCTGATTGGCGGGTACTTCTGCGAATGCGTCCCCGGTTGGATGGGCCAGAACTGTGACGTCA ATATAAACGACTGCATGGACCAGTGCCAAAATGGGGGAATCTGCCAG GACTTGGTGAACGACTATCGCTGCACGTGTCCCCCCGGCTTCACCGGCGAGCACTGCGAGAGGGACATTGACGAGTGCGCCAGCTCGCCTTGCTTGAACGGCGGGCGTTGCCAGGACGACATCAACGGCTTCCACTGTCTCTGTCTGGCCAGATTTTCAGGGAATCTCTGCCAG CTGGATATCGATTACTGCTCGCCCAACCCGTGTCAGAATGGAGCACCCTGTTTCAACTTGGCCACAGACTACTACTGCGCCTGCCCGGAGGACTACGAGGGCAAGAATTGCTCTCACCTCAAAGACCATTGTCGCACCACCACATGTAAAG TGATTGACAGCTGCACCGTTGCGGTGGCATCCAACAGCACGCCCGGAGGAGAGCGCTACATTTCATCCAATGTGTGTGGGCCTCATGGCAGGTGTCGGAGCCAAGCCGCTGGACAGTTCAGTTGCGAATGTCAAGAAGGTTTCAGAGGAACCTACTGCCATGAAA ATATCAACGACTGCGAGAGCAGCCCGTGCCGCAACGGCGGCACATGCATCGACAAAGTTAGCGTGTACCAGTGTATCTGCGCTGACGGCTGGGAGGGCGACCACTGTGAGATCA ACATTGACGACTGCAGCGCCAATCCCTGTCATAATGGTGGGACGTGTCGGGACCTGGTGACTGATTTCTTTTGCGAGTGCAAGAATGGCTGGAAGGGGAAAACGTGCCACTCCC GCGAAAGTCAGTGCGACGAAGCCACTTGCAACAACGGAGGCACCTGCCATGACGAGGGGAACACCTTCCAGTGCAAGTGCTCCCCGGGATGGGAGGGGACAACGTGCAATATCG CTAAGAATTCGAGTTGTCTTCCGAACCCTTGTGAGAATGGAGGTACCTGCGTGGTAACGGGGGATTCTTTCTCCTGTGTCTGCAAGGAGGGCTGGGAGGGCCCCACGTGCACCCAAA ACACCAACGACTGCAGTCCACACCCATG CTACAACAGTGGAACCTGTGTGGATGGCGACAATTGGTACCGATGCGAGTGCGCCCCGGGCTTCGCGGGCCCGGACTGTCGAATCA ATATCAATGAATGCCAGTCCTCCCCGTGCTCCTTTGGCTCCACTTGTGTCGACGAAATTAACGGCTACCGATGTCTGTGCCCGCCAGACAGGAGTGGGACACAGTGTCAAGAAG CGTCAAGAAAAGCCTGCTCCGTTAACGGCCGCGTGATCTCAGACGGGGTCAAATGGGATGACGACTGCAACACTTGCCACTGTTTCAATGGGAAAGTCATATGCACAAAG ATGTTTTGTGGTCCAATAGCGTGCCACCTTGGCAGCAAAGGCCGAAGTGGCTGTCCTTCGGGCCAGAGCTGCCTCCCCATTAGAGACGGCCACTGTTTTGTCAAACCCTGCCTCGGACTCGGGGAGTGCTGGCGCCCCGGTCCGCTTCCACCGACCCCCAAGTGTCACCCCAGCTCCAGCTACGAGGACAATAGCTGTACCAACATCACCTTCACCTTCAACAAGGACATCTTGTCTAGG GGTGTGCAGAGCTTGACGGTGGAGAATGTGTGTAACCAGCTGAGACGTTTGTACCTGGTGAAGAATTTCTCCTTGGAGCATTCCGTGTCCATAACCTGTGACCCGTCGTTCTCGGCTAGCAACGAGATCCACGTCTGCATC TCGACAGAGGAGCATCGTTTGGACCGGAGTCCCATCAAAGAGATCACCGAGCGGCTAATCGACGTGGTCAGCAAACGCAACGGGAACAACACCATCATCGCGTCCATCGTGGAAGTGCGCGTGCCGAGCCCCAGCAAAACCg ACTACCTAGTTCCCCTGCTCAGCTCCATCTTCATCGTCCTGTGGGTCCTCCTGCTCATCTCCGTCCTGCTCTGGTgcatgcggcggcggcggaagcAGAGCAACCCGGGCGGCGCaggcggcgggggcggggcctcGGCCGCCGCCGGCTCCGAGGACAACACCACCAACAACGTGCGCGAGCAGCTCAACCAGATCAAGAACCCCATCGAGAAGCACGTGGGCCTCTCGGTGGCCATCAAAGACTACGAGCGCAAGAACTCCATCATCGCCAACATGAGGACAAATCACCCCGAGGGGGACGAGGACGACAAGGAGAGGCACCTGCAGAAGGGCCGCTTCGCCAAGCAGCCGGCGTACACGCTGGTGGAGCGGGACGACAAGATGTCCGGCCCCAACTCGGCCGCCAGACACCCCAATTGGACTAACAAACAGGACAACAGAGACTTGGAGACGGCAAACAGCATCAACAGAATGGACTACATAGTATAG